The Pseudomonas sp. TH06 genome has a window encoding:
- a CDS encoding DUF4952 domain-containing protein, with protein MNRLIGGLVFAGLSTFAGNAMAEQQCGDFLAKLSDKPGFVEFLECTQDNKQLGKPLNARYRVKGSDALKAERYMSRSFAMPELRHICCGWDSTFFSYRDKNTQRWYLLGMGSEETLINRRESWSEITFFYINVSVTTEDF; from the coding sequence ATGAACAGGTTGATTGGCGGACTTGTCTTCGCAGGCTTATCCACATTTGCAGGTAACGCGATGGCCGAACAGCAATGCGGGGATTTTCTTGCGAAACTCAGCGACAAGCCTGGCTTCGTCGAGTTTCTGGAGTGCACTCAAGACAACAAACAGTTGGGCAAACCGCTCAATGCTCGTTACCGCGTCAAAGGCTCGGATGCTCTTAAAGCTGAGCGCTACATGAGCCGTAGCTTCGCAATGCCTGAGTTGCGACATATCTGCTGTGGATGGGATTCCACATTTTTTTCTTATCGCGATAAAAATACACAGCGTTGGTATCTGCTAGGGATGGGGTCCGAAGAAACGCTCATAAACAGACGCGAATCATGGTCAGAAATAACGTTCTTCTATATCAATGTGTCAGTCACCACGGAAGACTTCTGA